The Desulfosoma caldarium genome has a window encoding:
- a CDS encoding NAD(P)/FAD-dependent oxidoreductase has translation MDYVVVIIGAGPAGIFAALTLAEAGLSPVLLVEQGKDLKDRARRGANDMLCGWGGAGAFSDGKLTLSPEVGGFLADLVGTAALKELLHEADAVYVRFGAPDRLYGGMTPQVEELADRARLADLELIPMTVRHIGTENCMIVLDRLKKAVEKSVHIRTQCQAVRILAEEGAVRGVELSDGRLVRCRYVIAAPGRSGAPWMKEQAQILGLPSQASPVDIGVRVELPAVVFKHITDISYESKLIYFTKTFDDKVRTFCMNPYGEVVQESNGSMITVNGHSYAGKKTANTNFALLVSSAFTEPFDDPIAYGRYIARLANLLGKGVIVQRLGDLMAGRRTTRERLARCLTRPTLKEAVPGDLSYVFPYRHLLGLVEMLQALDKIAPGTASRHTLLYGVEVKFYSHRIQLNDRLETPIRNLFAAGDGAGITRGLLQASVSGMLAARSVLQREAS, from the coding sequence ATGGATTATGTGGTGGTGATTATCGGAGCGGGCCCGGCGGGAATCTTTGCGGCTCTGACATTGGCCGAAGCCGGCCTGTCTCCCGTTCTTCTCGTGGAACAAGGCAAGGACCTCAAGGACCGAGCGCGCCGTGGGGCCAACGACATGCTGTGCGGCTGGGGCGGCGCAGGAGCTTTTAGCGACGGAAAGCTCACGCTTTCTCCCGAAGTGGGAGGATTCCTCGCCGATCTTGTGGGCACGGCCGCCCTGAAAGAACTTCTTCACGAAGCCGATGCCGTCTACGTGCGTTTCGGTGCTCCGGACCGCCTCTATGGAGGCATGACGCCGCAGGTGGAGGAACTGGCCGATCGCGCGCGACTGGCCGATTTGGAACTCATTCCCATGACCGTGCGACATATCGGCACGGAAAACTGCATGATCGTGCTGGATCGACTGAAAAAAGCGGTGGAAAAATCGGTGCACATTCGCACGCAATGCCAAGCCGTGCGCATCCTGGCCGAAGAAGGCGCCGTGCGGGGCGTGGAACTGTCCGACGGTCGCCTTGTGCGCTGCCGTTACGTCATCGCCGCTCCCGGCCGATCGGGCGCTCCATGGATGAAGGAACAAGCTCAAATCCTGGGACTTCCCAGCCAGGCAAGCCCCGTGGACATCGGCGTGCGCGTGGAACTACCGGCCGTCGTCTTTAAGCACATCACCGACATCAGTTACGAGTCCAAGCTTATCTACTTTACCAAAACCTTTGACGATAAGGTGCGCACCTTTTGCATGAATCCTTATGGCGAAGTGGTCCAGGAAAGCAACGGCTCCATGATCACGGTCAACGGCCACAGTTATGCCGGCAAAAAGACGGCCAACACCAACTTCGCCCTGCTGGTGAGCAGTGCCTTTACGGAACCCTTTGACGATCCCATCGCTTACGGACGCTATATCGCTCGGCTGGCCAACCTGTTGGGCAAAGGTGTTATCGTGCAGCGCCTGGGAGACCTTATGGCCGGGCGGCGCACCACTCGGGAACGCCTGGCCCGATGCCTCACGCGACCGACGCTCAAAGAGGCCGTTCCCGGAGACTTAAGCTATGTGTTTCCATACCGGCACCTGCTGGGTCTTGTGGAAATGCTGCAGGCCCTGGACAAGATCGCCCCCGGCACCGCCTCACGCCATACCTTGCTTTACGGTGTCGAAGTCAAGTTCTACTCCCATCGCATTCAGCTCAACGATCGGTTGGAAACACCCATCCGCAACCTGTTCGCCGCCGGAGACGGCGCGGGAATCACTCGAGGCCTGCTGCAGGCCTCCGTCAGCGGCATGCTGGCTGCGCGAAGTGTTCTTCAACGCGAGGCTTCATAA
- a CDS encoding S16 family serine protease, with protein MFPVTFDRQVLEGLPYPEEDDITRVLGVLKTVMEQRVLPYFRTRRGTDPRHSALVMDRVRLERLEDDQRVIAPLSLLLRRDAQWIIAIHERLFDYLAFVLPGDSKGLVTEGSDEERRALAFAEFLLRHQMEHLLYPKTAETAVVERDVAFAMAKAEDDPTFYRLLVHILGDEMVGIKGSDYLALFDAEAQGIPVAPLVYRMALKASSWLADLEDSLFAQVLSSLDADCRVQALGECWNRSRQTLLSLVQRTAFLEKLLRGFDALLEADPAEAPRALMAFRDRWGLWGLFHELGVPQEEVEHKDDDALFGLFAKHCKLFLQGSSVGRPAQPPKPPQAPKPAPVVKSLKDRIEEAKNNPAYPTQVIELIEKNKTLAAGHSGAKYSEFIETLLSIPWKKIKPIKVRVQDFEEGLHRTHYGLDRPKEIVCDFFTNLIRRYRQFDPLKAEGWERTGSSFLFVGPPGVGKTSLAISIAQNLGIPYHKISLGGMRDESDLRGHGFTYEGSKPGAIVQGLIKMGCMNGMFILDEADKTEKFAIATLLEILDPEQNHLFHDKYTQTTVDIDLSNCHFILTANTLETVPPPVANRCEIVFLDRYSVEEKVAIARHHLIGRLRSRYNILETDIAFPPDQEQELLRHLVREYTYEAGVRDLERLLRTLFFRIQRKELVNGAPRPVWITRQKIKEYLNAPMRPWKISEEDRVGEILALGVNVERGVGSVIPIQATPIRFGTEVPLESPAGYMSLVHATGNIQKVMDESRKVAMTGILQCADALQIDVQQLGSPIHLHFMGGSSQKDGPSAGGAIALALASALSQKPIRRDVAMTGEIDTHGRLTAVGGIAIKLEAAADAGCTTCLVPKQNLRGEDSIERLPQALKKELQILTYEEWAVTHPPFDYHRHILQVVAVDHIVQAAEVAFIEKEDLEGIAQCLVPDAKRFRAALFSAERTQPVGLTVFVVKDASELPLQALRAIVHHTGMQPAMVCAAPCAEAVKDRLQGTLDAVPIVSMDPQKEKLKEVLTRLLDEAHPLRAQAVAAVVAPFFFLMQDGLLDDAAQGTLPWPEPRFMANNFCVQNAKIKACKPILNAAMSTLAQAPASALEHSPFLGRVRGVWTVDLCFIPEKYRLDTRRAEDLLHGALGAWLQAVFSEAVVSVD; from the coding sequence ATGTTTCCGGTGACCTTTGACCGTCAAGTTCTTGAGGGATTGCCTTACCCCGAAGAAGACGACATCACGCGCGTCCTCGGTGTGCTCAAGACCGTCATGGAACAGCGTGTTCTGCCGTACTTTCGCACTCGACGCGGCACGGACCCTCGACACAGCGCGCTGGTCATGGATCGCGTGCGCCTGGAACGGCTGGAGGACGATCAGAGGGTCATCGCGCCTTTGAGCCTTCTTTTGCGGCGTGACGCCCAGTGGATCATCGCCATTCATGAGCGACTCTTTGATTACCTGGCCTTTGTGCTTCCAGGGGATTCCAAAGGCCTGGTCACCGAAGGTTCAGACGAAGAACGCAGGGCGCTGGCTTTTGCGGAATTCTTGCTTCGACACCAGATGGAACATCTTCTCTACCCCAAGACGGCGGAAACGGCGGTGGTGGAAAGGGATGTGGCTTTTGCCATGGCCAAGGCGGAGGACGATCCTACCTTTTATCGACTGCTGGTGCACATCCTCGGCGATGAAATGGTGGGGATCAAGGGATCGGACTACTTGGCCCTCTTTGACGCCGAAGCGCAGGGAATTCCCGTGGCTCCCCTGGTGTACCGCATGGCCTTGAAGGCCAGTTCCTGGCTGGCGGATCTGGAGGATTCTCTTTTCGCACAGGTCTTGTCGAGCCTGGATGCGGACTGCCGCGTGCAGGCTTTGGGAGAATGCTGGAACCGAAGCCGCCAGACCCTCCTCTCGCTGGTGCAACGCACGGCTTTTCTGGAAAAGCTCTTGCGGGGCTTTGACGCACTTTTGGAAGCCGACCCCGCCGAAGCCCCTCGCGCGCTTATGGCCTTTCGAGACCGCTGGGGTCTTTGGGGACTCTTTCACGAATTGGGCGTGCCGCAGGAAGAAGTGGAACACAAGGACGACGACGCCCTGTTTGGGCTCTTTGCAAAGCATTGCAAGCTGTTTCTGCAGGGCTCGAGCGTGGGCCGGCCGGCTCAGCCGCCCAAGCCGCCGCAAGCCCCCAAACCGGCGCCGGTGGTCAAGAGCCTCAAGGATCGCATCGAAGAAGCTAAAAACAACCCGGCCTATCCGACTCAGGTCATTGAACTCATAGAGAAAAACAAAACCCTCGCGGCCGGCCACAGCGGCGCCAAGTACAGCGAATTCATCGAAACCTTACTGTCCATTCCGTGGAAAAAAATCAAACCCATCAAGGTGCGTGTGCAGGACTTTGAGGAGGGTCTGCATCGCACCCACTACGGACTGGATCGGCCTAAGGAGATCGTGTGCGACTTTTTCACCAACCTTATTCGTCGCTACCGCCAGTTTGATCCCTTGAAGGCGGAAGGGTGGGAACGCACGGGAAGCTCCTTTCTCTTTGTTGGCCCTCCAGGCGTCGGCAAGACCTCGCTGGCCATTTCCATCGCTCAGAACTTGGGCATTCCTTACCACAAGATTTCTCTGGGCGGCATGCGGGACGAATCGGATCTTCGAGGGCACGGGTTCACCTACGAAGGGTCCAAACCGGGCGCCATCGTTCAAGGCCTCATCAAGATGGGGTGCATGAACGGCATGTTCATTCTGGACGAAGCGGACAAGACCGAAAAGTTCGCCATCGCCACCCTTTTGGAAATCCTGGATCCCGAACAAAACCATCTGTTTCATGACAAGTACACTCAGACCACGGTGGATATCGACCTGAGCAACTGTCATTTCATTCTGACCGCCAACACCCTGGAGACCGTGCCGCCTCCGGTGGCCAACCGCTGTGAAATCGTTTTCTTGGACCGTTACAGCGTGGAAGAAAAGGTGGCCATCGCGCGGCACCATCTGATCGGGCGATTGCGATCCCGCTACAACATTTTGGAAACCGACATCGCCTTTCCTCCCGACCAAGAACAGGAACTGCTGCGCCATCTGGTGCGCGAATACACTTACGAAGCGGGGGTTCGAGATCTGGAGCGGCTCTTGCGCACCCTTTTCTTTCGCATTCAGCGCAAGGAATTGGTCAACGGCGCGCCGAGGCCCGTTTGGATCACACGACAAAAGATTAAGGAATACCTGAATGCTCCCATGCGGCCTTGGAAAATCAGCGAAGAAGACCGCGTCGGGGAAATCCTGGCTCTGGGTGTCAATGTGGAACGGGGCGTGGGTTCGGTCATTCCCATTCAGGCAACGCCCATTCGCTTCGGCACGGAAGTGCCCCTGGAAAGCCCTGCCGGCTACATGAGTCTGGTCCATGCCACGGGCAATATACAAAAGGTCATGGACGAAAGCCGCAAGGTGGCCATGACCGGCATTTTGCAATGCGCCGACGCGCTGCAGATCGACGTGCAGCAACTGGGCTCGCCCATCCATCTGCATTTTATGGGTGGATCCAGTCAGAAGGACGGCCCGTCGGCCGGCGGCGCCATCGCTCTGGCTCTGGCTTCTGCCCTGTCTCAAAAGCCCATTCGTAGGGACGTGGCCATGACGGGAGAAATAGACACCCATGGACGCCTCACCGCGGTTGGGGGCATCGCCATCAAGCTGGAAGCCGCCGCCGATGCCGGCTGCACCACGTGTCTTGTGCCCAAACAAAATCTGCGCGGTGAAGACAGCATCGAACGGCTGCCGCAGGCTCTCAAAAAGGAATTGCAGATCCTCACCTATGAAGAATGGGCCGTGACCCACCCACCTTTTGACTATCATCGCCACATTCTTCAAGTGGTCGCCGTGGACCACATCGTTCAGGCGGCTGAAGTGGCCTTTATCGAAAAGGAAGACTTGGAAGGAATCGCTCAGTGCCTTGTGCCCGACGCCAAACGATTTCGCGCGGCCCTGTTTTCGGCCGAAAGAACGCAGCCGGTGGGGCTCACGGTGTTTGTGGTCAAGGACGCGTCGGAACTTCCCCTGCAAGCCCTTCGGGCCATCGTGCACCACACGGGCATGCAGCCCGCCATGGTGTGCGCCGCACCGTGCGCCGAAGCGGTCAAAGACCGGCTGCAAGGGACTCTGGACGCGGTCCCCATCGTTTCCATGGACCCGCAAAAAGAAAAGCTCAAAGAAGTTCTGACTCGCCTGCTGGATGAGGCGCATCCATTGAGGGCTCAAGCCGTGGCGGCCGTCGTGGCTCCCTTTTTCTTTCTCATGCAAGATGGCCTTTTGGACGACGCCGCTCAGGGGACATTGCCCTGGCCGGAACCGCGCTTCATGGCCAACAACTTCTGCGTGCAAAATGCCAAAATCAAAGCTTGCAAACCGATCTTGAATGCCGCCATGAGCACCCTGGCGCAAGCGCCGGCATCCGCTCTGGAACATTCCCCGTTTCTCGGGCGCGTGCGCGGGGTTTGGACGGTGGATCTGTGCTTCATTCCGGAAAAGTACCGGTTGGACACTCGCCGGGCGGAGGATTTGCTCCATGGCGCGCTCGGCGCCTGGCTTCAGGCTGTCTTTTCCGAAGCCGTGGTCTCGGTTGATTGA
- a CDS encoding universal stress protein: MGHKILVGIDCSANAQRALDYVGTMLRPHDDILVTLFHVLIAPQPDIYPDRQQRERELEKRHGRALRQLEAMQARLVTLGVPKDRITMKIQVCAPEDNVAVTLLEEQRRGGYQTVVVGRRGMSKREEFLFGSVSSKIIREARECTVWVVQ; this comes from the coding sequence ATGGGCCATAAGATACTTGTGGGGATCGATTGCTCCGCCAACGCGCAGAGGGCTCTGGACTACGTGGGGACAATGCTACGCCCCCACGACGATATCCTCGTGACCCTCTTTCACGTGCTCATCGCCCCTCAGCCGGACATTTACCCCGATCGGCAACAAAGAGAACGGGAGCTGGAAAAAAGACATGGGCGCGCCCTTCGACAATTGGAAGCCATGCAAGCCCGACTGGTCACACTGGGCGTGCCAAAGGATCGCATCACCATGAAAATTCAGGTATGTGCTCCCGAAGACAATGTGGCCGTCACGCTGCTAGAGGAGCAGCGGCGTGGAGGGTACCAGACGGTGGTGGTGGGACGGCGTGGCATGAGCAAGCGCGAAGAATTTCTCTTTGGCAGCGTCTCCAGCAAGATTATTCGCGAAGCCCGCGAATGCACGGTCTGGGTGGTGCAGTGA
- the cbiD gene encoding cobalt-precorrin-5B (C(1))-methyltransferase CbiD: MQKRSGGEAPGRTARRRLRKGFSTGTAMTAAARAALRTILSGSAPSWVAVRLPLGYYLAVPATLEFRGNLAARAVVIKDAGDDPDVTDKAAVAVHVTMTWANPMSPAGYERARGGPTAQMPSATVVLAAGLGVGVVTKPGLPVPVGEPAVNPTPRAMLVQNLEEELEQSPNLKGFFSCKTCAYCAPVELRKPTGPTVRLSLRPSVPVPPSLTIHAEVSVAQGEHLARRTLNPRLGIVGGLSILGTTGLVKPVSHEAYEETIVSALNVAKAAGCNTVVLSTGGKSEKLAQRLLAQEPLEAFVQIADFFAFAVRQVARMGFAHLVHSVFIGKAVKMASGLAYTHAHKAAMDLKVLVRCGERAGAPEDLLDQVSRANTARHALQILINAKAHAVVQEVAHEALRHSRRFAGSERPRIRLLLFNDDGTLLTDVTEPGGVEAPATDGANHVPKP; the protein is encoded by the coding sequence GTGCAGAAAAGATCTGGCGGCGAAGCGCCCGGGCGGACAGCGCGCCGTCGACTGCGAAAAGGCTTCAGCACGGGTACCGCCATGACGGCGGCGGCCCGGGCCGCTTTGCGCACCATCCTTTCGGGGAGCGCTCCATCATGGGTCGCCGTTCGTCTGCCGTTGGGGTATTATCTTGCGGTGCCTGCGACCCTTGAGTTCCGCGGAAACCTGGCGGCGCGCGCGGTTGTCATCAAGGATGCCGGCGATGACCCCGACGTTACAGACAAGGCTGCCGTGGCCGTGCACGTCACCATGACGTGGGCGAACCCGATGAGCCCCGCGGGCTATGAGCGCGCACGAGGCGGGCCTACAGCCCAAATGCCGTCGGCGACCGTTGTGCTAGCGGCCGGCCTCGGCGTCGGCGTGGTGACCAAACCCGGACTTCCGGTGCCCGTGGGAGAACCCGCCGTGAACCCGACGCCTCGCGCCATGCTGGTTCAAAACCTGGAGGAAGAACTGGAACAGTCGCCGAATCTGAAGGGTTTTTTCAGCTGCAAAACGTGTGCTTACTGCGCGCCGGTCGAACTTCGAAAACCCACCGGTCCAACGGTTCGGCTTTCGCTGAGGCCGTCTGTGCCTGTGCCCCCATCATTGACGATCCATGCGGAGGTTTCTGTGGCTCAAGGGGAACATCTGGCGCGTCGAACCCTGAATCCACGACTGGGGATCGTGGGAGGGCTATCCATTCTGGGCACCACGGGACTGGTGAAACCCGTGTCCCATGAGGCCTATGAAGAAACCATTGTTTCGGCGCTCAATGTGGCCAAAGCCGCCGGCTGTAACACGGTTGTGTTGAGTACCGGTGGAAAGAGCGAGAAGCTGGCCCAAAGACTTCTGGCCCAGGAGCCTTTGGAAGCCTTTGTGCAGATTGCCGATTTTTTTGCCTTTGCGGTTCGCCAAGTGGCGCGAATGGGTTTTGCCCACCTGGTTCACAGTGTTTTTATCGGCAAAGCCGTCAAAATGGCTTCAGGCTTAGCCTACACCCATGCCCACAAGGCCGCCATGGACCTTAAGGTTCTGGTGCGATGCGGTGAGCGCGCCGGGGCGCCCGAAGATCTTTTGGACCAGGTGTCCCGCGCCAACACAGCGCGCCATGCTCTGCAGATTCTCATCAACGCCAAAGCCCACGCCGTGGTCCAGGAAGTGGCCCATGAGGCCTTGCGGCATTCGCGCCGTTTTGCCGGAAGCGAACGCCCTCGAATACGGCTCCTGCTTTTTAATGACGACGGTACGCTGCTTACCGACGTCACCGAGCCCGGTGGAGTCGAGGCCCCTGCCACTGACGGAGCAAACCATGTCCCGAAACCCTGA